The proteins below come from a single Lepeophtheirus salmonis chromosome 4, UVic_Lsal_1.4, whole genome shotgun sequence genomic window:
- the LOC121115680 gene encoding uncharacterized protein isoform X3, giving the protein MEKPRTVMEFEEHAIVYALDPTKDLIFSFHEDGSLWSTQCQSNSSSWSCKKLAQLPELLGKEVYGLYLIKALEMNKEVMDGLEIESPSGTSLFIFIASNDDPIYTCMSYCNDNKVSNPFHLPNHYKNPYLEYYLYPRSNNNLLDLLKFHKKERIKDDIITYKEIVDIQTFPKAFYILDKNGCLFEYNKEYNVTKIQTDVAGFCLRRALGSCIKKKWSYLHLEAAIST; this is encoded by the exons ATGGAAAAGCCGCGAACAGTCATGGAATTTGAGGAACATGCAATTGTTTATGCATTAGATCCCACGAAAGACCTAATCTTTTCTTTTCATGAGGATGGATCCCTGTGGTCCACGCAATGTCAGAGCAATTCATCTTCTTGGAGCTGCAAGAAATTAGCTCAACTCCCCGAATTGTTAGGCAAAG aagtaTATGGACTCTATTTAATTAAAGCATTAGAAATGAATAAGGAAGTCATGGATGGATTAGAAATTGAAAGTCCTTCTGGAACctcattgtttattttcatcGCCAGCAATGATGACCCTATTTACACTTGTATGTCCTATTGCAATGATAATAAAGTCTCCAATCCCTTTCATCTACCTAATCACTATAAAAATCCTTACTTAGAGTATTACTTGTACCCTAGATCCAATAATAATCTCTTAGATCTACTCAAATTTCATAAGAAAGAAAGGATTAAAGATGATATTATAACGTACAAGGAGATTGTAGACATTCAAACGTTTCCAAAGGCATTTTACATCCTTGATAAAAATGGTTGTCTTTTCGAATATAACAAAGAGTACaatgtaacaaaaatacaaacgGATGTTGCAGGGTTTTGTTTGCGACGAGCCCTTGGctcttgtattaaaaaaaagtggagcTATCTACACCTGGAAGCTGCCATTTCAACCTGA
- the LOC121115680 gene encoding uncharacterized protein isoform X2: MAPKFFFHLCSEPSVFYLAYPSEIILVEESWEGEKWMEKPRTVMEFEEHAIVYALDPTKDLIFSFHEDGSLWSTQCQSNSSSWSCKKLAQLPELLGKEVYGLYLIKALEMNKEVMDGLEIESPSGTSLFIFIASNDDPIYTCMSYCNDNKVSNPFHLPNHYKNPYLEYYLYPRSNNNLLDLLKFHKKERIKDDIITYKEIVDIQTFPKAFYILDKNGCLFEYNKEYNVTKIQTDVAGFCLRRALGSCIKKKWSYLHLEAAIST, translated from the exons ATGGCgcccaagtttttttttcatctctgtTCTGAGCCTTCCGTCTTTTATCTGGCCTACCCCTCTGAAATAATTCTCGTTGAAGAA tcATGGGAAGGCGAGAAATGGATGGAAAAGCCGCGAACAGTCATGGAATTTGAGGAACATGCAATTGTTTATGCATTAGATCCCACGAAAGACCTAATCTTTTCTTTTCATGAGGATGGATCCCTGTGGTCCACGCAATGTCAGAGCAATTCATCTTCTTGGAGCTGCAAGAAATTAGCTCAACTCCCCGAATTGTTAGGCAAAG aagtaTATGGACTCTATTTAATTAAAGCATTAGAAATGAATAAGGAAGTCATGGATGGATTAGAAATTGAAAGTCCTTCTGGAACctcattgtttattttcatcGCCAGCAATGATGACCCTATTTACACTTGTATGTCCTATTGCAATGATAATAAAGTCTCCAATCCCTTTCATCTACCTAATCACTATAAAAATCCTTACTTAGAGTATTACTTGTACCCTAGATCCAATAATAATCTCTTAGATCTACTCAAATTTCATAAGAAAGAAAGGATTAAAGATGATATTATAACGTACAAGGAGATTGTAGACATTCAAACGTTTCCAAAGGCATTTTACATCCTTGATAAAAATGGTTGTCTTTTCGAATATAACAAAGAGTACaatgtaacaaaaatacaaacgGATGTTGCAGGGTTTTGTTTGCGACGAGCCCTTGGctcttgtattaaaaaaaagtggagcTATCTACACCTGGAAGCTGCCATTTCAACCTGA
- the l(1)G0004 gene encoding RNA-binding protein pno1 → MAAKRKITENEEDKAMEVQGEETTLPKFLVPPVKREKLSDGIELRKIPVPNNRYSPLKENWLKIFNPVVEILKLQIRFNLKTRNVEIRNSAETKDLNHLQKAADFVRAFIFGFEVEDALALLRLDDLFLDSFQVTDVKSLKGDHLSRAIGRIAGKGGRTKYTIENVTKTRIVLADSKIHLLGSYQNIQIAKRALCNLILGSPPSKVYGTLRSVSARSSERF, encoded by the exons ATGGCAGCGAAACGAAAAATTACGGAAAATG AAGAGGATAAGGCCATGGAAGTCCAAGGGGAAGAAACAACTTTGCCCAAGTTCCTCGTTCCACCTGTGAAACGGGAAAAGCTCTCAGATGGAATTGAACTCCGTAAAATCCCTGTCCCTAATAACCGATACTCCCCACTCAAAGAGAACTGGCTCAAGATCTTCAATCCCGTCGTTGAGATCCTCAAACTACAAATCCGATTCAACCTAAAAACACGAAATGTGGAAATACGGAACTCAGCCGAAACAAAAGACTTGAATCATCTGCAAAAGGCGGCGGACTTTGTCCGTGCCTTTATTTTCGGCTTTGAAGTGGAAGATGCTCTTGCTCTTCTCCGTTTGGATGATCTCTTTTTGGATTCTTTTCAGGTCACTGACGTTAAATCGCTCAAAGGAGATCATCTCTCCAGAGCGATTGGTCGTATTGCTGGTAAGGGAGGGCGAACCAAGTATACGATTGAGAATGTAACAAAAACACGTATTGTACTAGcagattcaaaaatacatttacttggatcttatcaaaatatacaaattgcgAAAAGAGCTTTGTGTAATTTGATTTTGGGATCACCGCCTTCCAAAGTGTATGGAACTCTACGCTCTGTGTCTGCAAGATCTTCTGAGCGATTCTAA
- the Taf7 gene encoding uncharacterized protein Taf7: MHPPRSNTNKRRHVPASPPLGGIALDDPSSNQGFYPGWLPPPTGPAELENQFIMRLPKEPAEALREALRSGASNIKERLAIQLEPDKTSTNTSYLRKGYIEFDGWSMNTKLMDLPTVIGSYKTIDKKNFYKTADICQILICKEGEPSEDEETAAEEPKVKRQDPIKADRKYRYPHGLTNPMKNCRKRRFRKTLKKKFVEAPEVEKEVKRLFRVDNDAASVKWELVTEEELNMGKAKKDMKEEAPLTTDESKVTVEAHDIFGALSDSDDDRPNADVDIDSEGDDSNTFFQTDSTKGTSQSGPTQFSKEMFPPKNEEKKEKGIVAQKLEKLRMEINQLRQQKIDLENNIAHCDNQVLLQRFKETLNDLNREIDQKVVDEESMSMMFS; this comes from the coding sequence ATGCACCCTCCACGATCTAACACCAATAAGAGACGCCATGTCCCCGCTTCGCCTCCCCTCGGAGGTATAGCATTGGACGATCCTTCATCGAACCAAGGATTTTATCCAGGATGGCTCCCCCCTCCTACCGGCCCAGCAGAGTTGGAAAATCAGTTCATTATGCGATTGCCCAAGGAGCCAGCCGAAGCATTGAGAGAGGCTCTTCGCTCTGGAGCCTCCAATATCAAGGAGCGACTCGCTATTCAGTTGGAGCCCGACAAGACGAGTACCAACACTTCTTATTTGAGAAAGGGATATATCGAGTTTGACGGATGGAGCATGAACACCAAGCTCATGGACCTCCCCACCGTCATTGGCTCATACAAAACCATTGATaagaaaaacttttacaaaacaGCAGACATTTGCCAAATCCTCATTTGCAAAGAAGGAGAACCCAGTGAGGATGAGGAGACGGCAGCTGAAGAGCCCAAGGTTAAACGTCAGGATCCAATCAAAGCAGATCGAAAGTATAGATATCCTCATGGTCTTACAAATCCCATGAAAAACTGTAGAAAAAGAAGGTTTCGAAAAACgcttaaaaagaaatttgtagAGGCTCCAGAAGTCGAGAAAGAAGTCAAACGCTTATTTCGAGTAGATAACGACGCTGCTTCTGTCAAATGGGAACTTGTGACAGAAGAAGAGTTGAATATGGGTAAAGCTAAAAAGGATATGAAAGAAGAGGCTCCCCTTACAACAGATGAGTCAAAGGTCACTGTTGAGGCTCATGATATCTTTGGTGCTCTCTCGGACTCGGATGATGATAGACCCAATGCGGATGTAGATATTGACTCTGAAGGGGATgatagtaatacattttttcaaactgATAGCACTAAAGGAACCTCTCAAAGTGGACCCACTCAGTTTTCAAAGGAAATGTTTCCTCCAAAGAACGAggagaagaaagaaaagggaATTGTGGCTCAGAAGTTGGAGAAACTTCGAATGGAAATCAATCAATTGAGACAACAAAAGATTGACTTGGAGAATAATATTGCTCATTGTGATAATCAAGTCTTACTACAAAGATTTAAAGAGACATTGAATGATTTGAATCGTGAGATTGATCAAAAAGTTGTGGATGAAGAGTCTATGTCCATGATGTTTTcctag
- the lwr gene encoding SUMO-conjugating enzyme UBC9-B, with the protein MSGIAQARLSEERKAWRKDHPFGFIARPTKNPDGTMNLMLWEYGIPGKKGTPWENGMYKGQIIFRDDFPSTPPKVKFVPPLFHPNVYPSGTVCLSLLDEEKDWRPAITIKQILLGIQDLLNDPNVKDPAQAEAYTCYCQNRSDYEKRVRAQARAMAATEMAP; encoded by the exons atgagTGGAATCGCTCAAGCTCGGTTAAGTGAAGAACGGAAGGCGTGGAGAAAGGACCATCCCTTTGGATTCATTGCTCGCCCTACTAAAAATCCTGATGGGACCATGAATTTGATGCTATGGGAATACGGGATTCCCGGCAAAAAAGGAACTCCTTGGGAAAACGGAATGTACAAGGGTCAAATTATATTCAGAGACGACTTCCCCTCAACTCCCCCCAAAG TTAAGTTTGTACCTCCACTGTTCCATCCAAACGTGTATCCCTCTGGCACGGTTTGCTTGTCGCTCCTGGATGAAGAAAAGGATTGGAGACCCGCCATTACCATCAAACAAATTCTTCTCGGAATTCAAGATCTTTTAAATGATCCTAATGTGAAAGACCCCGCTCAAGCCGAAGCCTACACGTGTTATTGTCAAAATCGATCTGATTATGAAAAAAGAGTTCGGGCTCAAGCACGAGCGATGGCTGCCACGGAAATGGCCCCTTGA
- the LOC121115683 gene encoding uncharacterized protein, with translation MSANGMLENIEEVLMELTSFEKKFGKDDGAEIPQILDDYLIFVARTGNTHFPWMKIKPLFRSKLEKVIREFSQKSDEVPLTPNVDPFQFDVVKDTVFEQLEFFAGIPFTVQRLCELLTSPSKHYKRTDKFMRALEKNMLVVSTVEAVHPSASAVSNSSSIVSVTNGGNSATESFSSTLEQREREAHLVNGSTTTSPSPSMSSDDDEKEGLKSDETEVYSPPQSNGNSQPDEQQIINGSSTDLETSGPCDSGESSSSSENSSPNPHVVPESSSSSSDSTTNEAAVSSLKMEDLHDDESLHLKDELADELLPLTDSMEIDSECSSSENLLIEASSGIRRRQEEIINDEVQSTDEDESTSALSTSSPCKKLKTCMDEEARRLDSLNEAVTREEGEVGEESDSPTSSKDDLVMQTDVDKSDTTISSMDSCCGSTDDDANSRVSTSQDTTNDQQQPEMKDSSSPPSLGTNEATPSTSSSSVVSPVESSQNTENIDINNANDTKEEEEDKEEDESNEKNDSVLNNDGVDTEVEQSS, from the exons ATGAGCGCAAATGGCATGTTAGAAAATATAGAGGAGGTTCTTATGGAACTGACcagttttgagaaaaagtttGGTAAAGATGACGGAGCGGAAATCCCCCAAATATTagatgattatttaatttttgtggctCGAACTGGAAATACTCATTTTCCTTGGATGAAAATAAAACCGCTTTTTAGGTCAAAGTTAGAAAAAGTTATACGCGAGTTTTCTCAAAAATCAGATGAAGTCCCCCTTACGCCTAACGTGGATCCTTTTCAGTTTGATGTTGTTAAAGACACAGTTTTTGAACAATTAGAATTCTTTGCTGGGATTCCTTTTACCGTCCAAAGACTCTGTGAACTTCTTACTTCTCCATCTAAACACTATAAACGCACAGACAAATTTATGAGGGCTCTAGAAAAAAACATGCTCGTTGTATCAACGGTCGAAGCAGTCCACCCTTCTGCTTCAGCGGTCTCTAATTCTTCTTCAATAGTAAGTGTCACTAATGGTGGGAATAGTGCTACAGAATCTTTCTCATCCACTCTGGAACAAAGGGAAAGAGAGGCGCATTTAGTCAATGGATCTACTACAACTAGCCCTTCTCCATCAATGTCATCAGACGACGATGAAAAAGAAGGTTTAAAGTCTGACGAAACGGAAGTCTACTCTCCGCCCCAAAGTAACGGTAATTCTCAACCAGATGAACAGCAAATAATCAACGGAAGCTCTACAGATCTCGAAACGTCAG GACCTTGTGACTCAGGTGAGTCCTCTTCATCCTCAGAAAATTCTTCGCCAAATCCTCACGTCGTTCCTGAATCATCATCATCTTCTTCAGATTCCACAACTAACGAAGCGGCCGTTTCTTCCTTGAAAATGGAAGATCTGCATGATGACGAATCCCTTCATCTCAAAGATGAATTGGCGGATGAATTACTCCCTCTAACCGACTCCATGGAAATTGACTCGGAATGTTCCAGTTCTGAAAATCTATTAATTGAAGCAAGTTCGGGGATCCGACGTAGACAGGAGGAAATCATCAACGATGAAGTTCAGTCTACAGATGAAGATGAGTCGACATCAGCCTTGTCGACCTCGTCACcatgtaaaaaattgaaaacctGTATGGATGAGGAGGCGAGACGTCTTGATTCTCTAAATGAGGCGGTGACGAGAGAGGAGGGAGAAGTGGGGGAAGAATCCGATTCGCCTACTAGTTCCAAAGATGACTTAGTAATGCAGACTGACGTAGATAAAAGTGATACGACCATTTCGTCAATGGATAGTTGCTGCGGTAGCACTGATGATGATGCTAATTCCCGAGTTTCTACAAGCCAAGATACAACAAATGACCAGCAACAGCCTGAAATGAAAGATTCTTCCTCTCCTCCCAGTTTAGGCACGAATGAGGCCACGCCTAGTACTTCTTCTTCTAGTGTTGTATCTCCTGTGGAATCTAGCCAGAATACAGAAAACATAGATATTAATAATGCCAATGATACCAAGGAAGAGGAGGAGGATAAAGAAGAAGATGAATCGAATGAGAAGAATGATTCTGTCTTGAACAATGACGGCGTTGATACAGAGGTTGAACAATCCTCATAA
- the LOC121115680 gene encoding uncharacterized protein isoform X1 has protein sequence MLQGFVCDEPLALVLKKSGAIYTWKLPFQPESHNDNEESEDVHNLSRPALLRKTLEASKSLGKINKILSQNSVLLSQYELLPQIDSSKIQVNISVTKDSIIKFDILNLLDSDLNGEFWFLKVLFTSHFSSEQFYQVFRLPQRLPRVEPWKVHSEIPEINKHPKYIPLSIHLFLVFTAPEKIRITSQPLSQFRLTAFDFLQVMQESKIPIQKHKTSLPITSTRESIGEYLHKLNSTRHVAKSLLQKSNVPFGSFTEKLVTSLPKELLQLNTNLSDLSEYSELRLFNHENVCYLQMISTDESQSVQLIFKNMGESMHGALKRSLVFLNKELIREGYYKEISREVIQNLRTARKKVDALYDTNDIEKHREAYLFLRSKVSAYLL, from the coding sequence ATGTTGCAGGGTTTTGTTTGCGACGAGCCCTTGGctcttgtattaaaaaaaagtggagcTATCTACACCTGGAAGCTGCCATTTCAACCTGAATCACACAATGATAACGAAGAAAGTGAAGATGTTCACAATCTCTCTAGGCCAGCTCTTCTAAGAAAAACCCTTGAGGCATCTAAGTCTCTtggtaaaataaacaaaatcctcAGCCAAAATTCAGTTCTCTTATCGCAGTACGAACTTCTGCCGCAGATAGATTCATCCAAGATCCAAGTAAATATCTCCGTCACAAAAGACAGTATTATTAAGTTTGACATATTAAACTTATTAGATAGTGATTTAAATGGAGAGTTCTGGTTCTTAAAAGTTCTTTTCACTTCACACTTCTCATCCGAACAGTTTTATCAAGTATTCCGGCTACCACAACGTTTACCGAGAGTTGAGCCATGGAAGGTGCACTCAGAGATACCAGAGATAAATAAACATCCCAAATACATTCCTTTGAGTATACACTTGTTTCTAGTATTTACTGCTCCTGAAAAAATTCGAATCACAAGTCAACCATTATCTCAATTTCGCTTGACAGCATTTGACTTCCTTCAAGTAATGCAAGAATCTAAAATCCctattcaaaaacataaaaccTCACTCCCCATAACTTCAACACGCGAATCCATTGGAGAATATCTTCATAAACTTAATTCCACACGACACGTTGCGAAATCTCTTCTTCAAAAGTCAAATGTTCCCTTTGGATCTTTTACAGAGAAACTAGTTACGTCCCTTCCGAAGGAGTTACTtcaattaaatactaatttatctGATCTCTCTGAGTATTCAGAATTAAGGCTTTTTAACCATGAAAATGTTTGTTACCTTCAGATGATCAGTACGGATGAGAGCCAATCCGTACAACTGATATTCAAGAACATGGGGGAGTCTATGCATGGTGCTCTAAAGAGAAGTCTAGTATTTCTCAACAAGGAATTGATTCGAGAGGGGTATTATAAGGAAATTAGTAGGGAAGTCATTCAAAATCTAAGAACTGctcgaaaaaaagttgatgcGTTATATGATACGAATGATATTGAGAAGCATAGAGAGGCTTATTTATTTCTTCGCTCAAAGGTATCTGCATATCTTTtgtaa